Proteins from a genomic interval of Xylocopa sonorina isolate GNS202 chromosome 6, iyXylSono1_principal, whole genome shotgun sequence:
- the Pfk gene encoding ATP-dependent 6-phosphofructokinase isoform X2, whose translation MHTGHGWYPVVKMAEDLAAQRFIKPGSHKGKGLAVFTSGGDSQGMNAAVRAVVRMGIYLGCKVFFIREGYQGMVDGGNNIVEANWSSVSCIIHRGGTVIGSARCKEFRERAGRRKAAKNLVTRGITNLVVIGGDGSLTGANLFKEEWPDLLKELAEAGEITAEQVEKYQHLHIAGMVGSIDNDFCGTDMTIGTDSALHRIIESIDAIVSTAYSHQRTFIMEVMGRHCGYLALVAAICSEADFVFIPEWPPEQDWPNKLCKKLLQERLTGQRLNIIIVAEGAVDRNGEPITAEKVHKVVVDKLQQDTRITVLGHVQRGGNPSAFDRVLGCRMGAEAVMALMEATPDTEACVVTLDGNQAVRLPLMECVRRTKAVAQAMADKNWDLSVQLRGKGFARNLETYKMLTRLKAPVDHNPSKEINGPTLTKDHYTLGVMHIGSPSCGMNAAVRSFVRNCIYRGDKVYGICDGILGLLAGKFKLMDWPSVTGWVAQGGAYLGTKRAPPKEEQLPHIAQKLKEYGIQALLIIGGFEGYQTGLTFFKARDKFEEFRIPIAMIPATISNNVPGTEFSLGCDTALNEITEICDRIRQSAQGTKRRVFIIETMGGYCGYLATVAGLAGGADAAYIFEEKFNIKDLNQDVIAMAAKMSEGVQRGLILRNENANLNYSTDFMQRLFSEEGKGLFSCRMNIIGHMQQGGSPTPFDRNLGTKMGSKAVEWFSEQLKKCTNADSKTSTMDADSAVMIGIVRRQYRFTPFTELLEVTDFEHRIPTYQWWIKLRPLLKVLAKHESTYEEEGLYITVEEMDLDNDPLV comes from the exons ATGCATACA GGACACGGCTGGTATCCTGTGGTAAAAATGGCGGAAGATTTAGCAGCACAGAGGTTCATAAAACCTGGCAGTCACAAAGGTAAAGGTCTCGCGGTCTTTACCAGTGGAGGTGATTCTCAAG gAATGAATGCAGCAGTACGAGCAGTTGTTAGAATGGGTATTTACTTAGGCTGTAAAGTTTTTTTCATTAGAGAAGGTTACCAGGGTATGGTGGATGGTGGAAATAACATTGTAGAGGCCAATTGGTCTTCTGTATCCTGTATAATCCATAGG GGTGGTACGGTAATAGGGTCGGCTCGGTGTAAAGAATTTAGGGAACGTGCTGGTCGGCGTAAAGCTGCAAAAAATTTAGTGACTCGTGGAATAACAAATTTAGTTGTGATAGGTGGTGATGGTTCCCTTACTGGTGCAAATCTGTTCAAAGAAGAATGGCCGGATCTATTGAAAGAATTAGCAGAGGCAG GAGAAATCACAGCAGAACAGGTTGAGAAATATCAACATTTGCATATCGCTGGTATGGTAGGTTCCATTGATAATGATTTTTGTGGAACTGATATGACAATCGGTACGGATTCCGCGTTGCATCGTATTATCGAAAGTATCGATGCCATCGTTAGCACTGCATATTCTCATCAAAGAACATTCATTATGGAAGTTATGGGTCGTCATTGCGG TTACCTGGCTCTAGTGGCAGCCATATGTTCTGAAGCTGATTTTGTGTTCATCCCAGAGTGGCCACCTGAACAGGATTGGCCAAACAAGCTGTGCAAAAAGTTACTACAG GAAAGGCTCACGGGACAACGACTTAATATTATTATCGTAGCAGAAGGTGCGGTAGATCGAAATGGCGAACCGATTACTGCCGAAAAAGTACATAAAGTTGTTGTGGACAAATTGCAGCAAGATACAAGAATTACCGTGCTCGGTCATGTTCAAAGAGGTGGAAATCCATCAGCTTTCGACAGAGTTCTG GGTTGCCGAATGGGCGCCGAAGCTGTAATGGCATTGATGGAAGCAACACCGGACACCGAAGCATGCGTTGTTACATTAGACGGTAATCAAGCTGTTAGATTACCTCTTATGGAATGCGTTCGCCGCACTAAAGCAGTAGCACAAGCTATGGCTGATAAAAATTGGGATCTGTCAGTTCAACTTCGCGGAAA AGGATTCGCTCGTAATTTAGAAACGTATAAGATGTTGACCCGTCTAAAAGCACCTGTGGATCATAATCCTAGTAAG GAAATTAATGGCCCCACATTAACTAAG GACCACTATACATTGGGCGTGATGCATATTGGTTCACCTTCTTGCGGTATGAATGCGGCGGTGCGCTCCTTTGTTAGGAACTGTATCTATCGAGGTGACAAG GTTTACGGTATTTGTGATGGAATATTGGGTCTCTTGGCTGGAAAATTTAAATTAATGGACTGGCCTTCCGTCACTGGTTGGGTGGCCCAGGGTGGTGCTTATTTAGGAACTAAGCGCGCTCCGCCTAAAGAAGAACAATTACCGCATATTGCTCAGAAACTCAAAGAATACGGGATTCAAGCACTGCTTATCATAGGAGGATTCGAG GGCTATCAAACGGGACTTACCTTTTTCAAAGCTAGGGATAAGTTTGAAGAATTTCGTATCCCAATAGCTATGATTCCGGCAACCATCAGCAATAATGTACCAGGGACTGAGTTTTCGTTAGGTTGTGACACTGCTTTAAACGAAATTACAGAG ATCTGCGATCGAATTCGACAGTCGGCGCAGGGTACAAAACGACGAGTATTTATTATTGAAACTATGGGTGGATACTGCGGTTACTTAGCTACGGTCGCTGGATTAGCCGGCGGTGCCGACGCAGCGTACATATTCGAAGAGAAATTTAATatcaaagatttgaaccaagaTGTAATTGCAATGGCTGCAAAGATGTCCGAGGGTGTACAGCGGGGTCTTATTCTGAGAAATGAGAATGCCAACTTAAATTACAGTACAGATTTTATGCAGAGACTTTTTAGCGAAGAAGGAAAAGGCCTGTTCAGCtgtagaatgaatattattg GACATATGCAGCAAGGTGGTTCGCCGACTCCATTCGATCGAAATTTGGGTACAAAAATGGGTTCCAAAGCGGTTGAATGGTTTAGCGAACAGTTAAAAAAATGTACTAATGCCGATAGTAAAACATCAACAATGGACGCCGATAGTGCAGTTATGATTGGTATAGTGCGAAGGCAGTACAGATTTACACCATTTACAGAGCTTCTTGAAGTTACGGATTTCGA ACATCGTATACCAACTTATCAATGGTGGATTAAACTACGGCCATTGCTCAAAGTTTTGGCAAAACACGAGTCTACGTATGAAGAAGAAGGACTTTATATCACAGTAGAAGAAATGGATCTTGATAATGACCCTCTTGTATAG
- the Pfk gene encoding ATP-dependent 6-phosphofructokinase isoform X4, protein MHTGHGWYPVVKMAEDLAAQRFIKPGSHKGKGLAVFTSGGDSQGMNAAVRAVVRMGIYLGCKVFFIREGYQGMVDGGNNIVEANWSSVSCIIHRGGTVIGSARCKEFRERAGRRKAAKNLVTRGITNLVVIGGDGSLTGANLFKEEWPDLLKELAEAGEITAEQVEKYQHLHIAGMVGSIDNDFCGTDMTIGTDSALHRIIESIDAIVSTAYSHQRTFIMEVMGRHCGYLALVAAICSEADFVFIPEWPPEQDWPNKLCKKLLQERLTGQRLNIIIVAEGAVDRNGEPITAEKVHKVVVDKLQQDTRITVLGHVQRGGNPSAFDRVLGCRMGAEAVMALMEATPDTEACVVTLDGNQAVRLPLMECVRRTKAVAQAMADKNWDLSVQLRGKGFARNLETYKMLTRLKAPVDHNPSKDHYTLGVMHIGSPSCGMNAAVRSFVRNCIYRGDKVYGICDGILGLLAGKFKLMDWPSVTGWVAQGGAYLGTKRAPPKEEQLPHIAQKLKEYGIQALLIIGGFEGYQTGLTFFKARDKFEEFRIPIAMIPATISNNVPGTEFSLGCDTALNEITEICDRIRQSAQGTKRRVFIIETMGGYCGYLATVAGLAGGADAAYIFEEKFNIKDLNQDVIAMAAKMSEGVQRGLILRNENANLNYSTDFMQRLFSEEGKGLFSCRMNIIGHMQQGGSPTPFDRNLGTKMGSKAVEWFSEQLKKCTNADSKTSTMDADSAVMIGIVRRQYRFTPFTELLEVTDFEHRIPTYQWWIKLRPLLKVLAKHESTYEEEGLYITVEEMDLDNDPLV, encoded by the exons ATGCATACA GGACACGGCTGGTATCCTGTGGTAAAAATGGCGGAAGATTTAGCAGCACAGAGGTTCATAAAACCTGGCAGTCACAAAGGTAAAGGTCTCGCGGTCTTTACCAGTGGAGGTGATTCTCAAG gAATGAATGCAGCAGTACGAGCAGTTGTTAGAATGGGTATTTACTTAGGCTGTAAAGTTTTTTTCATTAGAGAAGGTTACCAGGGTATGGTGGATGGTGGAAATAACATTGTAGAGGCCAATTGGTCTTCTGTATCCTGTATAATCCATAGG GGTGGTACGGTAATAGGGTCGGCTCGGTGTAAAGAATTTAGGGAACGTGCTGGTCGGCGTAAAGCTGCAAAAAATTTAGTGACTCGTGGAATAACAAATTTAGTTGTGATAGGTGGTGATGGTTCCCTTACTGGTGCAAATCTGTTCAAAGAAGAATGGCCGGATCTATTGAAAGAATTAGCAGAGGCAG GAGAAATCACAGCAGAACAGGTTGAGAAATATCAACATTTGCATATCGCTGGTATGGTAGGTTCCATTGATAATGATTTTTGTGGAACTGATATGACAATCGGTACGGATTCCGCGTTGCATCGTATTATCGAAAGTATCGATGCCATCGTTAGCACTGCATATTCTCATCAAAGAACATTCATTATGGAAGTTATGGGTCGTCATTGCGG TTACCTGGCTCTAGTGGCAGCCATATGTTCTGAAGCTGATTTTGTGTTCATCCCAGAGTGGCCACCTGAACAGGATTGGCCAAACAAGCTGTGCAAAAAGTTACTACAG GAAAGGCTCACGGGACAACGACTTAATATTATTATCGTAGCAGAAGGTGCGGTAGATCGAAATGGCGAACCGATTACTGCCGAAAAAGTACATAAAGTTGTTGTGGACAAATTGCAGCAAGATACAAGAATTACCGTGCTCGGTCATGTTCAAAGAGGTGGAAATCCATCAGCTTTCGACAGAGTTCTG GGTTGCCGAATGGGCGCCGAAGCTGTAATGGCATTGATGGAAGCAACACCGGACACCGAAGCATGCGTTGTTACATTAGACGGTAATCAAGCTGTTAGATTACCTCTTATGGAATGCGTTCGCCGCACTAAAGCAGTAGCACAAGCTATGGCTGATAAAAATTGGGATCTGTCAGTTCAACTTCGCGGAAA AGGATTCGCTCGTAATTTAGAAACGTATAAGATGTTGACCCGTCTAAAAGCACCTGTGGATCATAATCCTAGTAAG GACCACTATACATTGGGCGTGATGCATATTGGTTCACCTTCTTGCGGTATGAATGCGGCGGTGCGCTCCTTTGTTAGGAACTGTATCTATCGAGGTGACAAG GTTTACGGTATTTGTGATGGAATATTGGGTCTCTTGGCTGGAAAATTTAAATTAATGGACTGGCCTTCCGTCACTGGTTGGGTGGCCCAGGGTGGTGCTTATTTAGGAACTAAGCGCGCTCCGCCTAAAGAAGAACAATTACCGCATATTGCTCAGAAACTCAAAGAATACGGGATTCAAGCACTGCTTATCATAGGAGGATTCGAG GGCTATCAAACGGGACTTACCTTTTTCAAAGCTAGGGATAAGTTTGAAGAATTTCGTATCCCAATAGCTATGATTCCGGCAACCATCAGCAATAATGTACCAGGGACTGAGTTTTCGTTAGGTTGTGACACTGCTTTAAACGAAATTACAGAG ATCTGCGATCGAATTCGACAGTCGGCGCAGGGTACAAAACGACGAGTATTTATTATTGAAACTATGGGTGGATACTGCGGTTACTTAGCTACGGTCGCTGGATTAGCCGGCGGTGCCGACGCAGCGTACATATTCGAAGAGAAATTTAATatcaaagatttgaaccaagaTGTAATTGCAATGGCTGCAAAGATGTCCGAGGGTGTACAGCGGGGTCTTATTCTGAGAAATGAGAATGCCAACTTAAATTACAGTACAGATTTTATGCAGAGACTTTTTAGCGAAGAAGGAAAAGGCCTGTTCAGCtgtagaatgaatattattg GACATATGCAGCAAGGTGGTTCGCCGACTCCATTCGATCGAAATTTGGGTACAAAAATGGGTTCCAAAGCGGTTGAATGGTTTAGCGAACAGTTAAAAAAATGTACTAATGCCGATAGTAAAACATCAACAATGGACGCCGATAGTGCAGTTATGATTGGTATAGTGCGAAGGCAGTACAGATTTACACCATTTACAGAGCTTCTTGAAGTTACGGATTTCGA ACATCGTATACCAACTTATCAATGGTGGATTAAACTACGGCCATTGCTCAAAGTTTTGGCAAAACACGAGTCTACGTATGAAGAAGAAGGACTTTATATCACAGTAGAAGAAATGGATCTTGATAATGACCCTCTTGTATAG
- the Pfk gene encoding ATP-dependent 6-phosphofructokinase isoform X1: protein MHTGHGWYPVVKMAEDLAAQRFIKPGSHKGKGLAVFTSGGDSQGMNAAVRAVVRMGIYLGCKVFFIREGYQGMVDGGNNIVEANWSSVSCIIHRGGTVIGSARCKEFRERAGRRKAAKNLVTRGITNLVVIGGDGSLTGANLFKEEWPDLLKELAEAGEITAEQVEKYQHLHIAGMVGSIDNDFCGTDMTIGTDSALHRIIESIDAIVSTAYSHQRTFIMEVMGRHCGYLALVAAICSEADFVFIPEWPPEQDWPNKLCKKLLQERLTGQRLNIIIVAEGAVDRNGEPITAEKVHKVVVDKLQQDTRITVLGHVQRGGNPSAFDRVLGCRMGAEAVMALMEATPDTEACVVTLDGNQAVRLPLMECVRRTKAVAQAMADKNWDLSVQLRGKGFARNLETYKMLTRLKAPVDHNPSKEINGPTLTKQFTLCGQDHYTLGVMHIGSPSCGMNAAVRSFVRNCIYRGDKVYGICDGILGLLAGKFKLMDWPSVTGWVAQGGAYLGTKRAPPKEEQLPHIAQKLKEYGIQALLIIGGFEGYQTGLTFFKARDKFEEFRIPIAMIPATISNNVPGTEFSLGCDTALNEITEICDRIRQSAQGTKRRVFIIETMGGYCGYLATVAGLAGGADAAYIFEEKFNIKDLNQDVIAMAAKMSEGVQRGLILRNENANLNYSTDFMQRLFSEEGKGLFSCRMNIIGHMQQGGSPTPFDRNLGTKMGSKAVEWFSEQLKKCTNADSKTSTMDADSAVMIGIVRRQYRFTPFTELLEVTDFEHRIPTYQWWIKLRPLLKVLAKHESTYEEEGLYITVEEMDLDNDPLV, encoded by the exons ATGCATACA GGACACGGCTGGTATCCTGTGGTAAAAATGGCGGAAGATTTAGCAGCACAGAGGTTCATAAAACCTGGCAGTCACAAAGGTAAAGGTCTCGCGGTCTTTACCAGTGGAGGTGATTCTCAAG gAATGAATGCAGCAGTACGAGCAGTTGTTAGAATGGGTATTTACTTAGGCTGTAAAGTTTTTTTCATTAGAGAAGGTTACCAGGGTATGGTGGATGGTGGAAATAACATTGTAGAGGCCAATTGGTCTTCTGTATCCTGTATAATCCATAGG GGTGGTACGGTAATAGGGTCGGCTCGGTGTAAAGAATTTAGGGAACGTGCTGGTCGGCGTAAAGCTGCAAAAAATTTAGTGACTCGTGGAATAACAAATTTAGTTGTGATAGGTGGTGATGGTTCCCTTACTGGTGCAAATCTGTTCAAAGAAGAATGGCCGGATCTATTGAAAGAATTAGCAGAGGCAG GAGAAATCACAGCAGAACAGGTTGAGAAATATCAACATTTGCATATCGCTGGTATGGTAGGTTCCATTGATAATGATTTTTGTGGAACTGATATGACAATCGGTACGGATTCCGCGTTGCATCGTATTATCGAAAGTATCGATGCCATCGTTAGCACTGCATATTCTCATCAAAGAACATTCATTATGGAAGTTATGGGTCGTCATTGCGG TTACCTGGCTCTAGTGGCAGCCATATGTTCTGAAGCTGATTTTGTGTTCATCCCAGAGTGGCCACCTGAACAGGATTGGCCAAACAAGCTGTGCAAAAAGTTACTACAG GAAAGGCTCACGGGACAACGACTTAATATTATTATCGTAGCAGAAGGTGCGGTAGATCGAAATGGCGAACCGATTACTGCCGAAAAAGTACATAAAGTTGTTGTGGACAAATTGCAGCAAGATACAAGAATTACCGTGCTCGGTCATGTTCAAAGAGGTGGAAATCCATCAGCTTTCGACAGAGTTCTG GGTTGCCGAATGGGCGCCGAAGCTGTAATGGCATTGATGGAAGCAACACCGGACACCGAAGCATGCGTTGTTACATTAGACGGTAATCAAGCTGTTAGATTACCTCTTATGGAATGCGTTCGCCGCACTAAAGCAGTAGCACAAGCTATGGCTGATAAAAATTGGGATCTGTCAGTTCAACTTCGCGGAAA AGGATTCGCTCGTAATTTAGAAACGTATAAGATGTTGACCCGTCTAAAAGCACCTGTGGATCATAATCCTAGTAAG GAAATTAATGGCCCCACATTAACTAAG CAATTCACTTTATGTGGACAA GACCACTATACATTGGGCGTGATGCATATTGGTTCACCTTCTTGCGGTATGAATGCGGCGGTGCGCTCCTTTGTTAGGAACTGTATCTATCGAGGTGACAAG GTTTACGGTATTTGTGATGGAATATTGGGTCTCTTGGCTGGAAAATTTAAATTAATGGACTGGCCTTCCGTCACTGGTTGGGTGGCCCAGGGTGGTGCTTATTTAGGAACTAAGCGCGCTCCGCCTAAAGAAGAACAATTACCGCATATTGCTCAGAAACTCAAAGAATACGGGATTCAAGCACTGCTTATCATAGGAGGATTCGAG GGCTATCAAACGGGACTTACCTTTTTCAAAGCTAGGGATAAGTTTGAAGAATTTCGTATCCCAATAGCTATGATTCCGGCAACCATCAGCAATAATGTACCAGGGACTGAGTTTTCGTTAGGTTGTGACACTGCTTTAAACGAAATTACAGAG ATCTGCGATCGAATTCGACAGTCGGCGCAGGGTACAAAACGACGAGTATTTATTATTGAAACTATGGGTGGATACTGCGGTTACTTAGCTACGGTCGCTGGATTAGCCGGCGGTGCCGACGCAGCGTACATATTCGAAGAGAAATTTAATatcaaagatttgaaccaagaTGTAATTGCAATGGCTGCAAAGATGTCCGAGGGTGTACAGCGGGGTCTTATTCTGAGAAATGAGAATGCCAACTTAAATTACAGTACAGATTTTATGCAGAGACTTTTTAGCGAAGAAGGAAAAGGCCTGTTCAGCtgtagaatgaatattattg GACATATGCAGCAAGGTGGTTCGCCGACTCCATTCGATCGAAATTTGGGTACAAAAATGGGTTCCAAAGCGGTTGAATGGTTTAGCGAACAGTTAAAAAAATGTACTAATGCCGATAGTAAAACATCAACAATGGACGCCGATAGTGCAGTTATGATTGGTATAGTGCGAAGGCAGTACAGATTTACACCATTTACAGAGCTTCTTGAAGTTACGGATTTCGA ACATCGTATACCAACTTATCAATGGTGGATTAAACTACGGCCATTGCTCAAAGTTTTGGCAAAACACGAGTCTACGTATGAAGAAGAAGGACTTTATATCACAGTAGAAGAAATGGATCTTGATAATGACCCTCTTGTATAG
- the Pfk gene encoding ATP-dependent 6-phosphofructokinase isoform X3 — MAEDLAAQRFIKPGSHKGKGLAVFTSGGDSQGMNAAVRAVVRMGIYLGCKVFFIREGYQGMVDGGNNIVEANWSSVSCIIHRGGTVIGSARCKEFRERAGRRKAAKNLVTRGITNLVVIGGDGSLTGANLFKEEWPDLLKELAEAGEITAEQVEKYQHLHIAGMVGSIDNDFCGTDMTIGTDSALHRIIESIDAIVSTAYSHQRTFIMEVMGRHCGYLALVAAICSEADFVFIPEWPPEQDWPNKLCKKLLQERLTGQRLNIIIVAEGAVDRNGEPITAEKVHKVVVDKLQQDTRITVLGHVQRGGNPSAFDRVLGCRMGAEAVMALMEATPDTEACVVTLDGNQAVRLPLMECVRRTKAVAQAMADKNWDLSVQLRGKGFARNLETYKMLTRLKAPVDHNPSKEINGPTLTKQFTLCGQDHYTLGVMHIGSPSCGMNAAVRSFVRNCIYRGDKVYGICDGILGLLAGKFKLMDWPSVTGWVAQGGAYLGTKRAPPKEEQLPHIAQKLKEYGIQALLIIGGFEGYQTGLTFFKARDKFEEFRIPIAMIPATISNNVPGTEFSLGCDTALNEITEICDRIRQSAQGTKRRVFIIETMGGYCGYLATVAGLAGGADAAYIFEEKFNIKDLNQDVIAMAAKMSEGVQRGLILRNENANLNYSTDFMQRLFSEEGKGLFSCRMNIIGHMQQGGSPTPFDRNLGTKMGSKAVEWFSEQLKKCTNADSKTSTMDADSAVMIGIVRRQYRFTPFTELLEVTDFEHRIPTYQWWIKLRPLLKVLAKHESTYEEEGLYITVEEMDLDNDPLV; from the exons ATGGCGGAAGATTTAGCAGCACAGAGGTTCATAAAACCTGGCAGTCACAAAGGTAAAGGTCTCGCGGTCTTTACCAGTGGAGGTGATTCTCAAG gAATGAATGCAGCAGTACGAGCAGTTGTTAGAATGGGTATTTACTTAGGCTGTAAAGTTTTTTTCATTAGAGAAGGTTACCAGGGTATGGTGGATGGTGGAAATAACATTGTAGAGGCCAATTGGTCTTCTGTATCCTGTATAATCCATAGG GGTGGTACGGTAATAGGGTCGGCTCGGTGTAAAGAATTTAGGGAACGTGCTGGTCGGCGTAAAGCTGCAAAAAATTTAGTGACTCGTGGAATAACAAATTTAGTTGTGATAGGTGGTGATGGTTCCCTTACTGGTGCAAATCTGTTCAAAGAAGAATGGCCGGATCTATTGAAAGAATTAGCAGAGGCAG GAGAAATCACAGCAGAACAGGTTGAGAAATATCAACATTTGCATATCGCTGGTATGGTAGGTTCCATTGATAATGATTTTTGTGGAACTGATATGACAATCGGTACGGATTCCGCGTTGCATCGTATTATCGAAAGTATCGATGCCATCGTTAGCACTGCATATTCTCATCAAAGAACATTCATTATGGAAGTTATGGGTCGTCATTGCGG TTACCTGGCTCTAGTGGCAGCCATATGTTCTGAAGCTGATTTTGTGTTCATCCCAGAGTGGCCACCTGAACAGGATTGGCCAAACAAGCTGTGCAAAAAGTTACTACAG GAAAGGCTCACGGGACAACGACTTAATATTATTATCGTAGCAGAAGGTGCGGTAGATCGAAATGGCGAACCGATTACTGCCGAAAAAGTACATAAAGTTGTTGTGGACAAATTGCAGCAAGATACAAGAATTACCGTGCTCGGTCATGTTCAAAGAGGTGGAAATCCATCAGCTTTCGACAGAGTTCTG GGTTGCCGAATGGGCGCCGAAGCTGTAATGGCATTGATGGAAGCAACACCGGACACCGAAGCATGCGTTGTTACATTAGACGGTAATCAAGCTGTTAGATTACCTCTTATGGAATGCGTTCGCCGCACTAAAGCAGTAGCACAAGCTATGGCTGATAAAAATTGGGATCTGTCAGTTCAACTTCGCGGAAA AGGATTCGCTCGTAATTTAGAAACGTATAAGATGTTGACCCGTCTAAAAGCACCTGTGGATCATAATCCTAGTAAG GAAATTAATGGCCCCACATTAACTAAG CAATTCACTTTATGTGGACAA GACCACTATACATTGGGCGTGATGCATATTGGTTCACCTTCTTGCGGTATGAATGCGGCGGTGCGCTCCTTTGTTAGGAACTGTATCTATCGAGGTGACAAG GTTTACGGTATTTGTGATGGAATATTGGGTCTCTTGGCTGGAAAATTTAAATTAATGGACTGGCCTTCCGTCACTGGTTGGGTGGCCCAGGGTGGTGCTTATTTAGGAACTAAGCGCGCTCCGCCTAAAGAAGAACAATTACCGCATATTGCTCAGAAACTCAAAGAATACGGGATTCAAGCACTGCTTATCATAGGAGGATTCGAG GGCTATCAAACGGGACTTACCTTTTTCAAAGCTAGGGATAAGTTTGAAGAATTTCGTATCCCAATAGCTATGATTCCGGCAACCATCAGCAATAATGTACCAGGGACTGAGTTTTCGTTAGGTTGTGACACTGCTTTAAACGAAATTACAGAG ATCTGCGATCGAATTCGACAGTCGGCGCAGGGTACAAAACGACGAGTATTTATTATTGAAACTATGGGTGGATACTGCGGTTACTTAGCTACGGTCGCTGGATTAGCCGGCGGTGCCGACGCAGCGTACATATTCGAAGAGAAATTTAATatcaaagatttgaaccaagaTGTAATTGCAATGGCTGCAAAGATGTCCGAGGGTGTACAGCGGGGTCTTATTCTGAGAAATGAGAATGCCAACTTAAATTACAGTACAGATTTTATGCAGAGACTTTTTAGCGAAGAAGGAAAAGGCCTGTTCAGCtgtagaatgaatattattg GACATATGCAGCAAGGTGGTTCGCCGACTCCATTCGATCGAAATTTGGGTACAAAAATGGGTTCCAAAGCGGTTGAATGGTTTAGCGAACAGTTAAAAAAATGTACTAATGCCGATAGTAAAACATCAACAATGGACGCCGATAGTGCAGTTATGATTGGTATAGTGCGAAGGCAGTACAGATTTACACCATTTACAGAGCTTCTTGAAGTTACGGATTTCGA ACATCGTATACCAACTTATCAATGGTGGATTAAACTACGGCCATTGCTCAAAGTTTTGGCAAAACACGAGTCTACGTATGAAGAAGAAGGACTTTATATCACAGTAGAAGAAATGGATCTTGATAATGACCCTCTTGTATAG